A stretch of the bacterium SCSIO 12827 genome encodes the following:
- a CDS encoding ParA family protein, translating to MPRIIAVANQKGGVGKTTTAINLGTALAAVGNRVLIIDLDPQGNASTGLGIARAQRTVNSYHLLIHAEPLAAATLATEIPNLDIVPSGIDLSGIEVELVDEDGREYFLKQSLEAAVSAAGPAYDFVLIDCPPALGLLTVNSLVAAQAVLVPLQCEFFALEGVSQLMQTIERVRAAFNADLEIQGIVLTMFDQRNNLSGMVETDVRDHFGDKVYETVIPRNVRISEAPSHGRPVLIYDTACAGSRAYLNLASEVISRERQTQHRQALARQGGGQPMGAS from the coding sequence TTGCCGCGCATTATCGCGGTTGCCAATCAGAAGGGCGGGGTCGGTAAGACGACGACCGCCATCAATCTGGGTACGGCGCTGGCCGCCGTCGGCAATCGGGTCCTGATCATCGACCTTGACCCTCAGGGCAACGCCTCGACGGGCCTGGGCATCGCCCGGGCGCAGCGGACGGTGAATTCCTATCACCTGCTGATTCATGCGGAACCCCTGGCGGCGGCGACCTTGGCGACGGAAATTCCCAATCTCGACATCGTGCCCTCGGGCATCGACCTGTCGGGGATTGAGGTCGAATTGGTCGACGAGGACGGTCGCGAGTATTTCCTGAAGCAGAGCCTGGAGGCGGCCGTGTCCGCCGCCGGTCCGGCCTATGATTTCGTGTTGATCGACTGTCCGCCGGCGCTCGGCCTGCTGACCGTCAATTCCCTGGTCGCCGCGCAGGCGGTCCTGGTGCCGCTGCAGTGCGAATTCTTTGCGCTGGAGGGTGTCAGCCAGTTGATGCAGACCATCGAGCGCGTGCGCGCCGCCTTCAATGCGGATCTGGAAATCCAGGGCATCGTCCTGACCATGTTCGATCAACGCAACAACCTGTCGGGTATGGTCGAAACGGATGTTCGAGACCATTTCGGTGACAAGGTCTATGAGACCGTCATCCCCCGCAACGTGCGGATTTCCGAGGCCCCGTCCCACGGCCGCCCGGTGCTGATCTATGACACTGCCTGCGCTGGGTCGCGGGCCTATCTCAACCTGGCCAGCGAGGTCATCAGCCGCGAACGCCAGACGCAACATCGCCAGGCCCTGGCGCGCCAGGGCGGCGGCCAGCCGATGGGGGCATCATGA
- the rsmG gene encoding 16S rRNA (guanine(527)-N(7))-methyltransferase RsmG, with translation MPEDVARILGLDGADGAGRRARLETYVAALVKWQRRINLIGPATVADIWHRHILDCGQLASLISAEPLRICDLGSGAGLPGLVLAALDIGAGEGGCLDLVESDSRKAAFLREANRLMGIHARIENRRIEEMAETGAEGYDVITARALAPLPKLLEMSNNLLKTGGKLLFLKGKTGDAELTESEKAWKMRATKMPSASDSEGVILLIKDLERRHG, from the coding sequence ATGCCCGAGGACGTCGCCCGCATCCTCGGTCTCGACGGCGCCGACGGGGCCGGACGCCGGGCGCGTCTTGAGACCTATGTTGCGGCCTTGGTCAAATGGCAGCGCCGCATCAACCTGATCGGCCCGGCCACGGTGGCGGATATCTGGCACCGGCATATCCTCGATTGCGGCCAGTTGGCGTCCTTGATTTCGGCGGAACCCTTGCGGATTTGCGATCTGGGATCGGGGGCGGGCCTGCCGGGCCTGGTGCTGGCGGCGCTGGACATTGGCGCGGGGGAGGGCGGTTGTCTCGACCTGGTCGAAAGCGACAGCCGCAAGGCGGCGTTCTTGCGCGAGGCTAACCGACTGATGGGCATCCATGCACGGATCGAGAACCGGCGTATCGAGGAAATGGCGGAAACCGGGGCGGAAGGTTATGACGTCATCACCGCGCGGGCCCTGGCACCTTTGCCCAAATTGTTGGAAATGTCGAACAACCTGTTGAAAACCGGTGGAAAACTTTTGTTTTTAAAAGGAAAGACCGGTGATGCGGAATTGACCGAATCGGAAAAAGCCTGGAAGATGCGCGCAACGAAAATGCCCAGCGCGAGTGATTCCGAGGGCGTTATTCTCCTGATCAAGGACCTTGAACGACGCCATGGCTGA
- a CDS encoding ParB/RepB/Spo0J family partition protein produces MMAEKRRNLGRGLSALLGEDKSPAPAAGAQQIAIEKLHPGRYQPRRTMDQEELQDLAQSIRELGVLQPILVREHPDRPGDYEIIAGERRWRAAQLAQLHEVPVLIKVLSNKETLEVALVENLQREDLSPLEEAVGLQRLMDEFGHTQDALAKAVGKSRPHVANMLRLLGLPDAVKAMVDKGDLSAGHARALLSATAPEVLARQVVEQGLSVRQTEQLVQRAATAKSSGARRGPKEKDADTRALETDLSDLLGLRVAIAPKGREGSVTVYYKSLDQLDGLLQRLSGQAAGE; encoded by the coding sequence ATGATGGCGGAAAAACGCAGAAACCTGGGGCGCGGCCTGTCTGCCCTTCTGGGTGAGGACAAGTCGCCGGCGCCAGCCGCCGGGGCGCAGCAGATCGCCATCGAAAAGCTTCATCCTGGGCGCTACCAGCCGCGGCGCACCATGGACCAAGAAGAATTGCAGGACCTTGCTCAGTCGATCCGCGAGCTTGGCGTGTTGCAGCCGATCCTGGTGCGCGAACATCCCGACCGCCCGGGCGATTATGAGATCATCGCCGGGGAACGGCGTTGGCGGGCCGCGCAATTGGCGCAGCTCCACGAGGTGCCGGTCCTGATCAAAGTGCTGTCGAACAAGGAAACCCTCGAGGTTGCTCTGGTCGAAAACCTGCAGCGCGAGGATCTGTCGCCTCTGGAAGAGGCCGTCGGCCTGCAACGCCTGATGGACGAATTCGGCCATACCCAGGATGCCCTGGCCAAGGCCGTCGGCAAAAGCCGCCCTCATGTCGCGAACATGCTGCGCCTGCTGGGCCTGCCCGACGCGGTCAAGGCCATGGTCGACAAGGGTGACCTGAGCGCCGGACATGCCCGGGCCCTGCTGTCGGCGACGGCACCCGAAGTTTTGGCCCGCCAGGTCGTTGAGCAGGGCCTTAGCGTCCGCCAGACGGAACAGCTCGTGCAGCGGGCGGCGACGGCGAAAAGCAGTGGTGCGCGGCGGGGGCCCAAGGAAAAGGACGCAGATACCCGCGCCTTGGAAACGGATTTGTCCGATCTGCTCGGCTTGCGTGTTGCGATCGCGCCCAAGGGTCGGGAGGGTTCGGTCACCGTCTATTACAAATCCCTCGATCAGCTCGACGGGCTGTTGCAGCGTCTAAGCGGCCAAGCCGCAGGCGAATAG